In Prosthecochloris sp. GSB1, the following proteins share a genomic window:
- a CDS encoding RluA family pseudouridine synthase has product MQNRTVKNEPETWDKDAPEPKKMTLQVAETQKPMRIDVYLTRQVENVTRNKVQEAIAEQRVLVNGKPVKANYRIKSRDSIHITFLRPPAPELAPEDIPINILYEDDDLMVIDKAPGMVVHPAFGNWTGTLANAILHHLGQDAVELDKTDLRPGIVHRLDKNTSGLIIVAKNSTALHRLARQFARREVKKKYLALVWGIPEPAEGIIRTNIARSIRDRKIMACYEYEGGEGKTAVTEYRILKNFRHFALVELTLHTGRTHQIRVHLKHLGHPIVGDETYGGAVERALPFSKGESFVKNLLELLPRQALHAQTLSFSQPTSGERLAFTAPLPADMRTAIEKIERTLRPEPHDVT; this is encoded by the coding sequence ATGCAAAATCGGACAGTAAAAAACGAACCGGAAACATGGGACAAGGATGCTCCCGAACCGAAAAAAATGACCCTGCAGGTGGCCGAGACCCAGAAGCCCATGAGGATAGACGTCTATCTAACCCGGCAGGTCGAGAACGTCACCCGCAACAAGGTCCAGGAAGCAATCGCTGAACAACGGGTCCTGGTGAACGGCAAACCGGTGAAAGCGAACTACCGGATCAAATCGCGCGATTCCATACACATCACCTTCCTCCGGCCGCCGGCGCCTGAACTCGCACCCGAAGACATCCCCATAAATATCCTCTACGAAGACGACGACCTGATGGTGATCGACAAGGCGCCGGGCATGGTGGTGCATCCGGCTTTCGGCAACTGGACCGGTACGCTCGCCAACGCGATTCTGCACCATCTGGGGCAGGACGCCGTGGAACTCGACAAAACGGATCTCCGGCCGGGGATCGTGCACAGGCTGGACAAGAACACTTCGGGACTCATTATCGTCGCCAAAAACAGTACGGCTCTGCACAGGCTTGCAAGGCAGTTCGCCCGACGTGAGGTGAAAAAAAAATATCTGGCTCTGGTCTGGGGTATTCCCGAGCCTGCTGAAGGGATAATCAGGACCAACATCGCCCGCTCGATACGCGACCGGAAAATAATGGCATGCTACGAGTACGAAGGCGGGGAAGGAAAAACAGCCGTCACGGAATACCGGATCCTGAAGAATTTTCGCCACTTCGCCCTGGTGGAACTCACCCTGCATACAGGCAGGACGCATCAGATCCGCGTACATCTCAAACATCTCGGACATCCGATCGTCGGTGACGAAACGTACGGAGGCGCCGTCGAGCGCGCCTTGCCGTTCAGCAAGGGCGAGAGCTTCGTCAAAAACCTTCTGGAACTGCTGCCCCGGCAGGCGCTACATGCACAAACGCTCTCCTTTTCACAGCCGACGAGCGGCGAACGGCTCGCCTTCACCGCACCCCTGCCCGCGGACATGCGTACCGCGATCGAAAAAATCGAAAGAACGTTACGCCCGGAACCGCACGACGTGACGTGA
- the lpdA gene encoding dihydrolipoyl dehydrogenase has product MDQQSGISSCDFDVAVVGSGPGGFEAAVLAAREGLRVCVIEKGEVGGVCVNWGCIPTKALLRSAGMFRLAGEAGQFGLVTGETSVDITQAVKRSRRVVLTVSKGVEYSLKQSGVVLKRGEAAFVDARTLEIRREGQEPETVRAEHIVIATGARARELPGLPVDGGTIITSREALALKEAPGKMLIVGGGAIGVEMAWYFSSAGTEVTLVELMPRIMPLEDEEISEGLKRSLEKTGITVLTGATVLGADKREDGVTVAVRTADGEERSFDSSCVLLAVGVSANTGDLRLERAGVVVERGFIRTDGRCRTDARHVFAIGDVRGGMLLAHKASAEAEIAVQAIAGKQTAALDETRIPRCVYVEPSVASVGLSEEQARNEGYEVAVGKAMFSASGKASAYGNREGFVKLVFDADSWVMLGGHVLGHDAVELIGELTLARSLDATAHQILGAIHAHPTLSESVREAAGNAVREG; this is encoded by the coding sequence ATGGATCAGCAATCCGGAATATCTTCTTGTGATTTCGACGTCGCCGTGGTCGGCTCAGGACCCGGCGGTTTCGAGGCGGCGGTGCTCGCTGCGCGCGAGGGACTGCGTGTCTGCGTTATAGAAAAGGGCGAGGTCGGCGGTGTTTGCGTCAACTGGGGCTGCATACCGACAAAGGCTCTCCTGAGAAGCGCCGGAATGTTCCGGTTAGCCGGAGAGGCCGGGCAGTTCGGTCTTGTAACAGGCGAAACTTCAGTGGATATTACGCAGGCGGTCAAGAGAAGCCGCAGGGTGGTGCTGACGGTTTCGAAAGGAGTTGAATACAGCCTGAAACAGAGCGGCGTCGTCCTGAAAAGAGGTGAAGCAGCCTTCGTCGACGCCCGAACGCTCGAGATCCGTCGTGAGGGCCAGGAACCGGAAACCGTCAGGGCGGAACACATCGTGATTGCGACGGGCGCTCGCGCAAGGGAGCTGCCGGGGCTGCCGGTCGACGGCGGAACGATCATCACCAGCCGGGAAGCCCTCGCGCTTAAAGAAGCTCCCGGAAAGATGCTCATCGTGGGCGGTGGAGCCATAGGCGTGGAAATGGCCTGGTATTTCAGCTCGGCGGGCACGGAAGTGACGCTGGTGGAACTCATGCCGAGAATCATGCCTCTCGAGGACGAGGAGATTTCCGAAGGTCTGAAACGTTCACTGGAGAAAACGGGCATAACCGTGTTGACCGGGGCTACGGTGCTCGGCGCCGACAAGAGGGAAGACGGTGTGACCGTCGCCGTCAGAACCGCAGATGGAGAAGAGCGGTCGTTCGATTCGTCCTGCGTGCTTCTGGCTGTGGGCGTTTCCGCCAATACCGGCGACCTTCGCCTCGAACGGGCGGGTGTCGTGGTCGAACGCGGTTTCATCAGGACCGACGGCCGCTGTCGAACGGACGCGAGGCATGTGTTCGCGATCGGCGATGTCCGGGGAGGAATGCTGCTTGCGCACAAGGCGTCGGCCGAGGCGGAAATCGCCGTGCAGGCCATTGCTGGTAAGCAGACGGCCGCGTTGGATGAAACCCGTATACCCCGGTGCGTCTATGTCGAGCCGTCTGTCGCCAGTGTGGGACTTTCCGAGGAGCAGGCCCGGAACGAGGGGTACGAAGTTGCTGTGGGCAAGGCGATGTTTTCCGCTTCGGGCAAGGCCAGCGCTTACGGAAACAGGGAAGGATTCGTGAAGCTTGTGTTCGATGCCGACTCTTGGGTCATGCTCGGCGGCCATGTGCTCGGCCACGATGCCGTCGAACTTATAGGGGAACTTACGTTGGCGCGGTCGCTCGATGCGACGGCGCACCAGATTCTCGGAGCGATCCATGCGCATCCGACGCTTTCCGAGTCCGTGCGCGAGGCAGCCGGGAACGCTGTTCGGGAAGGGTAG
- the bchI gene encoding magnesium chelatase ATPase subunit I, with the protein MTQTASAAKKSAATKAKAGSVARKSSGPKKARTRKKQAQAFPFTAIVGQEEMKLSLILNIIDPRIGGVLVMGHRGTGKSTTVRALAEVLPMIERVRDDIYNRTPSQFIEGEKAGKNGKALAPEDIVIEDIPVPVVDLPLGATEDRVCGTIDIEQALTSGVKAFEPGLLAQANRGFLYIDEVNLLDDHLVDVLLDVAASGRNVVEREGISIRHPARFVLVGSGNPEEGELRPQLLDRFGLHARIITITDVAKRVEIVKRRREFDENPEAFLKKWTREQKKLQKQILAAKYLLPEITMSDDVLTDIAKLCMQLGIDGHRGELTITRTAHAFAAFRGEKEVTMDHVREIAGLALRHRLRKDPLETLDAGEKIERELAKVLGEAEEV; encoded by the coding sequence ATGACTCAAACTGCTTCAGCCGCGAAGAAATCAGCCGCTACGAAAGCCAAGGCGGGTTCGGTTGCCCGGAAGAGTTCCGGACCGAAGAAAGCAAGAACCAGGAAGAAGCAAGCGCAGGCGTTTCCTTTTACCGCGATCGTGGGCCAGGAGGAGATGAAACTCAGTCTGATCCTCAACATCATCGACCCGAGGATCGGAGGTGTGCTTGTCATGGGACATCGGGGCACGGGTAAAAGTACGACCGTTCGCGCGCTCGCCGAAGTGCTTCCCATGATCGAACGAGTCAGGGACGATATTTACAACCGCACCCCATCCCAGTTCATCGAGGGAGAGAAGGCCGGGAAGAACGGCAAGGCGCTCGCGCCCGAGGATATTGTTATCGAGGATATTCCGGTTCCTGTGGTCGATCTTCCCCTCGGCGCCACCGAGGACCGCGTTTGCGGCACCATCGATATCGAGCAGGCGCTGACGAGCGGCGTCAAGGCTTTCGAGCCCGGCCTGCTCGCCCAGGCGAACCGCGGGTTTCTCTACATCGACGAAGTCAACCTGCTCGACGATCACCTTGTCGACGTTCTGCTCGACGTCGCGGCCAGCGGCAGAAACGTGGTCGAGCGCGAAGGTATCAGTATCCGCCATCCAGCCCGTTTCGTGCTTGTCGGTTCGGGCAACCCCGAAGAGGGTGAACTCAGGCCCCAGCTTCTCGACCGCTTCGGCCTTCATGCGAGAATCATCACCATCACCGACGTCGCCAAGCGGGTGGAGATCGTCAAGCGCCGTCGCGAATTCGACGAAAACCCGGAAGCATTTCTCAAGAAGTGGACTCGCGAGCAGAAAAAACTGCAGAAACAGATTCTCGCGGCAAAGTATCTCCTTCCCGAAATCACCATGTCGGACGATGTGCTCACCGATATCGCGAAGCTCTGCATGCAGCTCGGCATTGACGGTCACCGGGGAGAATTGACCATCACGAGAACCGCTCACGCTTTTGCCGCGTTCAGGGGCGAAAAAGAGGTTACGATGGACCACGTCAGGGAGATCGCCGGTCTCGCACTCCGCCACAGGCTCCGCAAGGACCCGCTGGAAACCCTGGACGCCGGTGAAAAAATCGAACGCGAACTCGCAAAAGTGCTTGGAGAAGCAGAAGAAGTATAA
- the bchD gene encoding magnesium chelatase ATPase subunit D gives MIAFTDIVGMDMAKQALMLLAVDPSLGGVVIPASVGSGKSTLARSFADILPEGTPFVELPLNVTEDRLIGGVDLEATLVKGARVVQHGVLSKAHEGVLYVDSLSLLDSSAVSHVMDAMSRGAVLVEREGLSEVHPANFMLIGTYDPSDGDVRMGLLDRIGMIVPFATQNDYRARRQIVSTVIGKKDAEDTADELKMLNGLIEAAKELLPRVSMTSEQMQGLIQSAISLGVEGNRVDIFAIKAALASAALAQRNDVDEDDLKLAVKLVLVPRATRMPQREEEVQEEMPPEEEMPPEEPETEDEEAPADTPDADAEEEQEETPDMIEELMMDAVETELPDSIMNISLASKKKSKSGSRGEALNNRRGRFVRAQDGEMRSGKVALIPTLISAAPWQASRKAEREKKFGKINTALVINKEDVKIKKFRDKSGTLFIFMVDASGSMALNRMRQAKGAVSHLLQNAYVHRDQVALISFRGKEAQLLLPPSQSVDRAKRELDVLPTGGGTPLASALFLGLETAKQARTKGISQIMFVLITDGRGNIGLQSSIDKDAPKASKEELEKEIEALSATVFSEGVASIVIDTQMNYLSRGEAPKLAEKLGGRYFYLPNAKAEQIAEAALS, from the coding sequence ATGATAGCTTTTACCGATATTGTTGGAATGGATATGGCCAAGCAGGCGCTCATGCTCCTTGCGGTCGACCCATCTCTCGGCGGGGTCGTGATTCCCGCATCAGTAGGTTCCGGCAAATCGACGCTTGCGAGATCCTTCGCGGATATTCTTCCCGAGGGGACGCCGTTCGTCGAACTGCCGCTCAACGTTACCGAAGACCGCCTGATAGGCGGAGTGGATCTCGAGGCGACCCTTGTGAAAGGGGCACGGGTCGTGCAGCACGGCGTGCTTTCGAAAGCTCACGAGGGCGTGCTCTATGTCGATTCCCTCAGCCTGCTTGACAGCTCCGCGGTTTCTCACGTCATGGACGCCATGTCGAGAGGCGCGGTGCTTGTCGAACGCGAGGGCCTCAGCGAGGTGCATCCGGCGAATTTCATGCTGATCGGCACCTACGATCCTTCGGACGGCGATGTCCGCATGGGGTTGCTCGACAGGATCGGCATGATCGTGCCGTTTGCGACTCAGAACGACTACCGGGCGAGACGGCAGATCGTCAGCACGGTAATCGGCAAGAAAGACGCCGAGGATACCGCGGACGAGCTGAAAATGCTCAACGGGCTGATCGAGGCGGCCAAGGAGCTTTTGCCGAGGGTCTCCATGACCAGCGAACAGATGCAGGGGCTCATTCAGTCAGCGATCAGTCTCGGTGTCGAAGGCAACCGCGTGGATATCTTCGCGATAAAGGCCGCTTTGGCAAGCGCCGCGCTGGCGCAGCGCAACGACGTCGACGAGGACGATCTGAAGCTGGCCGTCAAGCTGGTGCTCGTTCCCCGCGCCACGAGGATGCCCCAGCGCGAGGAGGAGGTTCAGGAGGAAATGCCTCCAGAGGAGGAGATGCCTCCCGAAGAGCCCGAAACCGAGGACGAGGAAGCTCCCGCCGATACCCCCGACGCCGATGCAGAAGAGGAGCAGGAGGAGACTCCGGACATGATCGAGGAACTGATGATGGATGCCGTGGAGACCGAACTTCCGGACAGCATCATGAATATTTCGCTGGCGTCGAAGAAGAAAAGCAAGTCGGGCAGCCGCGGCGAAGCGCTTAACAACCGCCGGGGACGTTTCGTGCGCGCGCAGGACGGCGAAATGCGCAGCGGCAAGGTCGCGCTCATTCCCACGCTTATTTCCGCCGCTCCCTGGCAGGCGAGCCGCAAGGCTGAACGTGAAAAGAAGTTCGGCAAGATCAATACGGCTCTTGTCATCAACAAGGAAGACGTGAAGATCAAGAAGTTCAGGGACAAGTCAGGGACGCTCTTCATCTTCATGGTGGACGCATCCGGTTCCATGGCGCTCAACCGTATGCGCCAGGCGAAAGGCGCGGTTTCTCACCTGCTGCAGAACGCCTATGTCCATCGTGACCAGGTCGCCCTGATCTCCTTCAGGGGAAAAGAGGCCCAGCTTTTGCTTCCTCCTTCGCAAAGTGTCGATCGCGCAAAGCGGGAACTCGACGTGCTGCCTACCGGCGGCGGAACGCCGCTTGCTTCGGCGCTTTTTCTCGGGCTGGAAACGGCGAAACAGGCGCGCACGAAGGGTATTTCGCAGATCATGTTCGTGCTGATTACCGACGGCAGGGGCAATATCGGGTTGCAGTCGTCGATCGACAAGGATGCGCCGAAAGCCTCGAAAGAGGAACTCGAAAAAGAGATAGAGGCCCTTTCGGCAACGGTGTTTTCCGAAGGCGTCGCTTCGATCGTAATCGATACGCAGATGAATTACCTTTCGAGGGGCGAAGCTCCCAAGCTGGCCGAGAAGCTCGGCGGGCGCTACTTCTATCTGCCGAACGCCAAGGCTGAACAGATCGCCGAAGCGGCCCTGAGCTGA
- the bchH gene encoding magnesium chelatase subunit H: MAQLRKIAAIVGLEQYNTNLWKKIRKLLEKEAELTQWSDVDLEKQNPETAKAISEADCVFMSMINFQDQVRWFREQLQNASNRDKTVFIFESMPEAMALTKVGNYEVGEGKSGMPDAVKKVARMLVKGRDEDALYGYMKLMKIMRTILPLVPKKARDFKNWLLVYSYWMQPTPENIANMFRLILREYCGEQLDVGPIVDVPNMGLYHPDAPAYFKDVKSFKSWSRKHGRNFGKAQSVALLFFRKHLLQEKTYIDDTIRGFEKKGLNVFPAFVMGVEGHVLVRDWLVRENIDLLVNMMGFGLVGGPAGSTKPGTAAEARDDIMSRLDVPYIVAQPLLVQDFDSWHELGVSPMQITFTYSIPEMDGAVCPVILGALKDGKIETVPERIDRLAGLVKNWLRLRATANRDKKIAFVVYDYPPGLGKKASAALLDVPKSLLAILRRLDREGYNVGKLPETPEELLRAIDRATDYQYQQSKSAALKVDRDQYRALTTSRERERIEERWEGFPGEIVPVGTDEVFIGGLRFGNVFVGVQPRLGVQGDPMRLLFDKSNTPHHQYISFYRWISREFQAHGLVHVGMHGSVEWMPGLQTGLTGDCWPDALLGDIPHFYIYPINNPSESSIAKRRGLATMVSHVVPPLSRAGLYKELPALKDFLVDYRERGLRKSGEGDDVETAIMQKAELLNLTDDCPRREGEPFTDFVSRLYSYVLELENRLITNSLHVFGESSPLETQLVTVTETLKNRNSNGRSLPGLLMGGSGRNGSFSGYDELARRARSGEDEAVKFREWVEQSCRDFVQQVLFEKKDAADVFEGLTGGQRIPSEYLESVDTLIREGARLLYALGDNSSEMDALVRVLEGRYISSGPGGDLVRDGVNVLPSGRNIHSIDPWRIPSELAFKRGSQIADMLVKKHLGDNGDVYPETIAQVLWGLDTIKTKGEAVAVVIRLLGAEPAYDAFGKISHYQLVPLETLGRPRIDVLMQLSPIFRDAFGNLMDQLDRVVKDAARADEPHDMNYIKKHVDDALAEGADFESATSRQFTQAPGAYGTYVDDMIEDSAWESEDDLDELFIRRNCNAYGGGRKGEKQTEILKNLLGSVDRVVHQVDSTEFGLSDIDHYFSSSGSLQLAARKRNKRSGNVKLNYVESFTSDIKLDDADKSLRVEYRTKLLNPKWFEGMLNHGHSGATEISNRVTYMLGWDAVTKSVDDWVYKKTAETYALDPEMREKLAQVNPQAIKNIVGRMLEAHGRGMWKADQETIEQLQEIYADLEDRLEGMHDDE, from the coding sequence ATGGCACAGCTTCGTAAAATCGCCGCGATTGTCGGGCTTGAACAGTACAACACAAACCTCTGGAAGAAAATCAGGAAGCTCCTCGAAAAGGAGGCTGAGCTGACGCAGTGGAGCGACGTCGATCTCGAGAAGCAGAATCCCGAGACGGCGAAAGCCATATCGGAGGCCGACTGTGTCTTCATGAGCATGATTAACTTTCAGGATCAGGTCCGGTGGTTCAGGGAGCAGCTTCAGAATGCATCGAACCGTGACAAGACCGTTTTCATTTTCGAGTCGATGCCGGAGGCGATGGCGCTGACGAAGGTCGGCAACTACGAAGTAGGCGAGGGCAAGAGCGGTATGCCGGACGCGGTCAAGAAAGTGGCCAGGATGCTGGTGAAGGGCCGCGACGAGGACGCACTGTACGGCTACATGAAGCTGATGAAGATCATGCGTACCATTCTGCCCCTGGTGCCGAAAAAAGCCAGGGATTTCAAGAACTGGCTTCTGGTATACTCTTACTGGATGCAGCCGACCCCGGAGAATATCGCCAACATGTTCCGCCTCATTCTCAGGGAGTACTGCGGGGAGCAGCTCGACGTCGGCCCTATTGTCGACGTGCCGAACATGGGGCTGTACCATCCGGATGCGCCGGCCTATTTCAAGGATGTGAAGTCGTTCAAGAGCTGGTCGAGAAAGCATGGGCGGAATTTCGGGAAAGCGCAAAGCGTTGCGCTCCTGTTTTTCCGCAAGCACCTGCTGCAGGAAAAAACCTATATAGACGATACGATCAGGGGCTTCGAGAAAAAAGGACTCAATGTTTTTCCGGCCTTCGTCATGGGAGTTGAAGGCCATGTGCTTGTCAGGGACTGGCTCGTCAGGGAAAATATCGACCTTCTGGTCAACATGATGGGTTTCGGGCTTGTCGGCGGTCCCGCCGGATCGACGAAACCCGGTACCGCCGCGGAAGCGAGGGACGACATCATGAGCAGGCTGGACGTGCCCTATATCGTCGCCCAACCCCTTCTGGTACAGGATTTCGACTCCTGGCACGAGTTGGGAGTCTCTCCCATGCAGATTACTTTCACCTATTCCATCCCGGAAATGGACGGCGCGGTCTGTCCGGTCATTCTCGGCGCGCTGAAGGACGGAAAGATCGAAACCGTTCCCGAGCGCATCGATCGGCTCGCCGGCCTGGTGAAAAACTGGCTTCGTCTCAGGGCGACGGCCAATCGCGACAAGAAAATCGCCTTCGTGGTTTACGACTACCCTCCCGGACTCGGCAAGAAAGCCAGTGCGGCGCTGCTCGACGTCCCCAAATCCCTGCTCGCCATCCTCAGGCGTCTCGACAGGGAGGGCTACAACGTGGGCAAGCTGCCTGAAACCCCTGAGGAGCTTCTCAGGGCGATCGACCGGGCTACCGACTACCAGTACCAGCAATCGAAGTCAGCTGCGCTCAAGGTCGACAGGGATCAGTACCGGGCGCTTACCACGTCGAGGGAACGGGAGCGGATAGAGGAGCGCTGGGAGGGATTTCCCGGCGAAATCGTTCCCGTGGGGACCGACGAGGTCTTTATCGGCGGTTTGCGGTTCGGCAACGTTTTCGTCGGCGTTCAGCCGCGCCTCGGCGTGCAGGGCGACCCGATGAGGCTTCTTTTCGACAAATCGAACACCCCGCACCATCAGTACATTTCCTTTTACCGCTGGATCAGCAGGGAGTTCCAGGCGCACGGCCTCGTTCATGTGGGCATGCACGGTTCGGTCGAGTGGATGCCGGGGCTTCAGACCGGCCTGACGGGCGACTGCTGGCCGGATGCGCTGCTCGGCGACATTCCTCATTTCTACATTTATCCGATCAACAATCCAAGCGAGTCATCCATCGCCAAGCGCAGGGGACTGGCGACGATGGTCTCACACGTGGTGCCGCCGCTTTCCCGTGCGGGCCTCTACAAGGAACTGCCAGCCCTGAAGGATTTTCTCGTCGATTACCGGGAACGAGGGTTGCGCAAGAGCGGCGAGGGAGACGACGTCGAAACGGCCATCATGCAGAAGGCGGAGCTGCTCAATCTCACCGACGATTGCCCGCGTCGTGAAGGCGAACCTTTCACCGATTTCGTGAGCAGGCTATACAGCTACGTGCTTGAACTTGAAAATCGCCTGATTACCAATTCACTGCACGTCTTCGGCGAATCGAGTCCGCTGGAAACGCAGCTCGTCACCGTGACCGAAACGCTTAAAAACCGGAACAGCAACGGTCGAAGCCTTCCGGGACTCTTGATGGGCGGTTCCGGCCGCAACGGCAGTTTTTCGGGCTACGATGAACTCGCCAGGCGCGCAAGGAGCGGCGAGGACGAGGCAGTCAAGTTCCGCGAATGGGTCGAGCAGTCGTGCCGTGACTTCGTTCAGCAGGTGCTTTTCGAAAAGAAGGACGCCGCCGATGTTTTCGAGGGCCTGACAGGCGGGCAGCGCATCCCGTCCGAATACCTCGAGTCGGTCGATACCCTGATCCGCGAAGGTGCGAGGCTGCTCTACGCCCTGGGAGACAACAGTTCGGAAATGGATGCTCTCGTCAGGGTGCTCGAAGGCCGTTACATCTCCTCCGGCCCCGGAGGAGATCTCGTCAGGGACGGGGTCAACGTTCTGCCTTCGGGTCGCAACATCCATTCGATCGATCCGTGGCGCATTCCGTCGGAGCTCGCGTTCAAGCGGGGATCGCAGATCGCCGACATGCTTGTGAAAAAGCATCTCGGCGACAATGGGGACGTGTATCCGGAAACCATCGCGCAGGTACTCTGGGGGCTCGATACGATCAAGACGAAAGGCGAAGCGGTCGCGGTCGTCATCAGACTGCTCGGAGCTGAACCGGCTTATGACGCCTTCGGCAAGATAAGTCATTACCAGCTCGTGCCGCTTGAAACGCTGGGCCGTCCGAGAATCGACGTGCTCATGCAACTCAGCCCCATTTTCAGGGACGCGTTCGGCAACCTGATGGACCAACTCGACAGGGTGGTCAAGGACGCCGCCAGGGCCGACGAGCCCCATGACATGAATTATATCAAAAAACACGTTGACGATGCGCTTGCCGAAGGCGCGGATTTCGAAAGCGCTACTTCGCGGCAGTTCACACAGGCTCCCGGAGCGTACGGAACCTACGTTGACGACATGATCGAGGATTCAGCCTGGGAGAGCGAGGACGATCTCGACGAACTGTTTATCCGCCGGAACTGCAACGCATACGGCGGCGGGCGCAAGGGCGAGAAGCAGACCGAGATACTCAAGAACTTGCTCGGATCGGTCGACAGGGTGGTTCACCAGGTGGACTCGACCGAGTTCGGTCTCTCGGACATCGACCATTACTTTTCGTCTTCCGGATCGCTGCAACTCGCCGCACGCAAGCGCAACAAGCGGTCGGGCAACGTGAAGCTCAACTACGTCGAATCGTTCACCTCGGACATCAAGCTCGACGACGCCGACAAATCCCTGCGCGTCGAGTACCGGACGAAGTTGCTCAACCCGAAGTGGTTCGAGGGCATGCTGAACCACGGTCACAGCGGCGCGACCGAGATCAGCAACAGGGTCACCTATATGCTTGGATGGGACGCCGTCACCAAGAGCGTCGACGACTGGGTGTACAAGAAAACCGCCGAAACCTACGCGCTCGATCCTGAAATGCGCGAGAAGCTCGCCCAGGTCAATCCCCAGGCGATCAAGAATATTGTCGGCCGCATGCTCGAGGCGCACGGCAGGGGAATGTGGAAAGCGGATCAGGAAACCATCGAGCAGCTTCAGGAGATCTACGCCGATCTCGAGGACCGGCTCGAAGGGATGCACGACGACGAGTAG
- a CDS encoding DUF1615 family protein has translation MTSGANRAICIALLLALFLGGCSERREAGLSQRQIEKLVLAAKPCCESPGTWAAAIRESLLEIGKPVDKEHVCAVIAIIRQVSGFATVPQNSAMPAILKKKIESSESNEVLRFIIQKRLDQTASNGKTFRENIDSVGSERDFELWYNEFTSAVITRPILLAFNKDISNLVTTLGSMQVSVKFAEAYPKRPRNAGLAGIREVLYTTKGGVFYGTAYLLDYEHRYDDWKYIFADFNAGHYTSRNAGFQKMLASLSRKTIELDGDLLSYKNGGNGSPSVTYTTFLELLKKKGVAFDEKTIARDFAQEKSIDFEKTYSYRTLSAMHRETFGYTVHAVLPEISLNSPKFVSKNLSTKWFARRVKSIYNRCMRTRI, from the coding sequence ATGACAAGCGGAGCGAACCGGGCCATATGCATAGCGCTTCTCCTTGCGTTGTTTCTGGGCGGATGCTCGGAACGGCGCGAGGCGGGGCTGTCGCAACGACAGATCGAGAAACTGGTGCTTGCGGCGAAACCCTGTTGCGAATCGCCCGGCACCTGGGCTGCCGCCATACGAGAAAGTCTCCTGGAGATCGGAAAACCTGTCGACAAGGAACACGTCTGCGCCGTAATCGCAATCATTCGGCAGGTGAGCGGATTCGCGACCGTCCCGCAAAACAGCGCCATGCCCGCCATCTTGAAAAAAAAGATCGAAAGCTCCGAATCGAACGAAGTCCTGCGCTTCATCATTCAGAAACGGCTGGACCAGACCGCCTCGAACGGAAAAACGTTCCGCGAGAACATCGATTCGGTCGGAAGCGAGCGGGATTTCGAACTGTGGTACAACGAATTCACCTCCGCAGTCATAACCAGGCCGATTCTTCTGGCGTTCAACAAGGATATCAGCAACCTGGTGACCACGCTCGGCTCGATGCAGGTGTCGGTGAAATTCGCCGAAGCTTACCCGAAAAGACCCCGAAACGCCGGACTCGCCGGCATTCGTGAAGTGCTCTACACCACGAAAGGCGGCGTCTTCTACGGAACGGCTTACCTGCTCGACTATGAACACCGTTACGATGACTGGAAATACATCTTCGCCGATTTTAACGCCGGCCACTACACGAGCCGTAATGCCGGATTCCAGAAAATGCTCGCCAGCCTCTCGCGGAAAACAATCGAACTCGACGGCGATCTGCTGAGTTACAAGAACGGCGGTAACGGCTCCCCTTCCGTCACCTACACGACGTTTCTCGAACTGCTGAAGAAAAAAGGCGTGGCGTTCGATGAAAAGACGATCGCAAGGGATTTCGCGCAGGAAAAGAGCATCGACTTCGAAAAAACCTACTCCTACAGGACGCTCTCGGCGATGCACAGGGAAACATTCGGCTATACCGTCCATGCCGTGCTGCCGGAGATCTCCCTGAACAGCCCGAAATTCGTGAGCAAGAACCTCTCCACAAAATGGTTTGCACGACGCGTCAAGTCCATCTACAACCGCTGCATGCGCACACGCATCTGA